AACAAAGCACTGTGGGATACTTGACTTAGCTATGCCTGATTTGCAGGATAGACTTAGATACAGCAAATGTACTGTGAAATTTTATGAGTTCTGAAAACAAGAGGAAGGACTGAGGAAAGAGTGAAAAGAGAGCTGCTACTTCTTCATTAGATCAATGCTTCGTTTTTATGGAGGCACATCTGTCAAGTAAAACATTAAATCAAGCTACCAGaattttctcagtgtttctaATCTCTCCTTCTCTGTTCTACTACCAGACAGTGCATATTTAGAGACGTTGCACAAGACAATATTTTTTAGGACTGTCTTCTTTAAACTATAAGGCAAGACCTTTACAGCCTTACTTATCACGTATTTCCCTAGCTGTGATGTAGTCATACGCTTTCTTGAATACAGTCAGTGTGCTGTAAAACAGCTAACTGTCCTAATTACAGAAATGCTAGAATAAAGAATGTAGAGATTATGCAGAAGTTGAAAGCATAATGTTCAGGTGGCTAATGTCCACATTATGGTCTTTCACACTTTTCCAAGTTATAAAATAGCTGAAGGGGAGAATCCTGAGTGCTTTGATGTGTGTATTTACCTTATGCAGAAGTATACCAGTAGACTGTCTTCAAAACAGTCTTGCATTCCAAAGAATTGAACACAGCATGATTTCCCAAGATCACTACTGTGTCCTAGATAATTATAGTCTGACTGGTGGCTGTGAGAACTGCAGTAGAATAAGCATGTTAATTGCCTTCTTAATTTGTCTCTTCAAATTCATCACTTTTAGTACTGTCTTTCCACAGTTACCttattttttacagaaagggtCAGTTCTGGGAGCCTCAGATAACACTACTACTGCACCTGAACCTGGTTGCTTTTGCATCATTTTCCTTATCACCAAGTTTGAACAGGTGTCCCAGCCCTGGACATTTAGATGTTAATCAGTCTGTCTGCTTGAATGAAATGTGCCTTCTatgacagcagcagtggagTGAAGAGGTCAACAGCCCCCACTTGCTTAACAGCGGAGTGAAGTTACTAGGGCACAGAGTGAGCATGGGTTTGGCTGCTGATTACAACAAATCTAATCTACGGACTGCAAACCTTTATTACAGAGATCCAAACTAAAAAATTTTGCACCAGATCAACCCTGTTCTCCTTGTCCATTCAGAAGTCTAATACACAGGTTGTATGTTTTAGTTATTGGGCAGTCAAGACATACCTTCATTTTATACATCAGAAACCAGAAGACATAAGAGGATTCACTTAACAAGTACCAAACTGAGCACCAATATAAAAACTAATTCATTAGCAAGTACCAAAAGATGTGGAATCACTGGAGTGGGTCCAGGGGAAGCCATCAAAAGGGCTGGAGCATGTCTGCTGTgaaaaaaggctgagggagctgggcaagttcagcctgaagaagagaaggctctagcCTTTGACTGCTTAAAAAGGAGCTCACAATCAGGAGGGAAAGTGACTTTTTACATCGTcagacagtgacaggacaaaggggaacGGTTTTAAATTTAAAGGGGAGAATTAGATTAcatgtaaggaagaaattactTACTCAGAGGCACtgaacatgctgcccagagaagctgtgattgccccattcctggaagcgttcaaggccatgttggatggatccctgggcagcctgatagAGTAGGTGGGCAACTCTGCCCAAACCAGggatctttaaggttccttccaaaccaagccattctgttactctatgattctatgaattaagAGGCTGAGCTTCTttcttcaatttaaaaatacttaagatttttaaaaacattttggagCTTACATTCACTGTCTTTtaatctctttcattttcttccttcttcctgaCCCAAGAATAACAGATAGCATCACTCTGTGATTATTTTGATCcagattatttttgaaaaaacatttcagcataGAAACAATAATTTTATTGGAAATAACAAAACTGCAGGAAGATTTAGCTCACACTGCTGCACAATGTATGTTTTGTTATTAGAAAGCTGCTCTCTAGCTAGAATTCCTACAACTACAGCTGCTTTAAAGCTGTTCACCAGTTTGTtacaaacagcattttcatttttctaatataCCACGCAGCAGTACTCCATGTGTACCAGACCTGCAGGTCTGAAAGAGGAAGCAGTAAACAGGAGGTACAAAACTAATCTTTCAGTAGCTGTGACATTCTTTTTTGTGCCACTGGCACTCACAATTTTAAAGGGAGCAACTCCTTCCACCTCATTTCAGTTTCATGGTAGGCTCACTTGGAGTTTTGTCCTTGTTTGCCTCTAATTCGTCTACCTCCTGTAACTCATCCTCCAGCTCACAGTCTGAGATTGATTCAGTGTTATCATCGAAGTAATCAGCTTCATATCTGTCCAGTAAGTATTTCTGCGGTGTAATGTCATCATCAGgaatattctttgtttttttctttttcattttcttttgaatcttAGACAGCTGCTGCCCCTGGCTTTGCGTCCACGGAACACTTTCTGTAATTCTTGACAGTTTCAGTTTTTTGTATTCCATTATTTGCCTTTTCAGCAGTTCATGATCAATCCCAAAAAGATTAGATCGGATAGGCGAGTCTGAAGATTGAGTTGCTGAAGAGAATGATTCACTGTGAAAaggttggggaaaaaaaaaattgtcatttttccTTGCCTGTCTATTATTTAAGGAGCAATACTAATTGGGACAACGTGAATAATGGATACataaactggaagaagaggTATCACTGGACCATGTGTCTGGGGACTGGCTATATTTAAGCTTGTTAGCACTTCAACAGGCTTTAATTTGGGGAAGTAAATAAAGCAACTACGTTCCACACAAAACTGCcagtttctattaaaaaaaaaaagcaacagaatgaGCACTGGACCTGGGAGGAAGTTAGACAACTCCTAGGTTTTCCAAGAAGTGAAAAGTAGCAGCCTGTGctcagaaatattaattaaatcAGACTGAAGTATTTCCACAAGACAAAAGTAGAGCAAGCTGTTAGGTGCCCTAGGGGAAAGACTATCACAACAGTGATTTTTCCCCCAAGAAATTTCTGATTTGCAACTCATGCACAGCCCTGTGAGACAAAGAGGCATAAAAAGTCATTCCCACTGACAGACTACACAAGTAGGAGCTTCTGGTTTTGAGAATGTCCAGCCCACAGGATCTAACAGATTGTTCAGTGTTATACCTCAAGAGCTATAAAATAATGCTAACGTAAGTAATGTTTAGTTAATTCAGGGAGATTTATCAGTAAACTCTACTCATGTACAGCCATAACAATCCAAACTTCTACCTGTATAAAAGTGTTGTATTTATATTGGTTTAGAGTCATGATGAGACTATcagcaagaaataaatattactgCTATGAAacacttgttaaaaaaaaaaaaaaagtaattattgcAAACATACTGAGTCTTAAATTCCAAGttccaaaattatttctctCACAAATGGTACTCATACCAGAATTGTAGTACTGGATCCCAAGTCTTATTAATTTGTTGCTCTGATTATTGATATCAAACACAGCTGATTGTAAAGACCACGTTCTGTTATTACATTATGGGTTAGCTGCTTCCAAAAGCATACACACTACAGCATTACAAACTGCAATTCAGCCATTTTTCACAGCTTAACACAGGTCCacttatatataaaaaaatagacTTTCTGTTTCTATATTTGCAAACCTGCAGGAAGATATCTGTGCACAATAACCAGAGACAAAATACCCTATAAAAACATCTGCACTTAAATATGAAAGGAAATCAGACATATATAATAAGAAATATCTTCCCTCTGTTTTAATACATGGCTGTAACATTTGCAAAGAAAGCTTAAACCACAAATTGAAATGCTACATTTAACTTCTTggataattatttctttttttttgccccagGTTATCCCATAGGTTTGTTTATAAAAGGGCTCCTAGTTGGTAAGGGCTTCCAcacagtatctttttttctactttttataCCTTGCTGCTATGAAACAACAACTTCAGTTACAAATCTAACTGAAATATACTTTGTGTCACATAAAATAATCTCCAACTTAAGCTGGCCAACAGAGATGAAAACAGACACTTGTATCCCTTTGATTCAAAAAAGCCCACCTGGAATCATTTTGAGATGGTTCTTCTTCTTGAGGTCCAAAATCAGCAACAGCCAGTAATTCCTCAATCTGTAAATATGTAAGACAATAGATGTTAAAGGCCTTGTAAACAATATAATTAGATCATACCTTAACAACAGACAAATATCAAATAGcatatgtacatttttttctacattccCAAACTGTCTTTTCAATACTGTGAAATATATGTTAGAGTAtaattcttctctgtttgtgagATGAGTTTAAGTCACATCTGATCTTGTGACTATTTTAGTTTACAGAAATGCCAACCAGAAATGCTATTCTTCTTGCCTAGAAAGCTGTGGATTCCCAGATAACATCATTCTAAAAACATTTCCACACCATGATAGAAAACCTGGAATATTAAGGATAAGTTAAAAAGTTGAGGGAAGTATGCAATGGGTAAAGATGTGCAGTTCCAGAGAAAAACTGTAATAATTCACAATTGTGAAAATGTTAGGCtatagaataaataaatcaataaaatcacTGATTAGATTCACTAGCATTTCAAAAGCACATAATATTCAAAGTGTGGAACACAGTTCCTCAGAACTCATTTCATACATAATTATGTATGCTAGACAAATGGCTACCATATATTCCTTAAGAGTATAATGTTATATTTTAGGGCTGCTACTTATTAGCCTCGTTATTTCTCACAGGCATCTCTGAATACTTCACTTCAGAAATTGTAACAGTAGCCTCAAAAAAAGTTAACAGGGAAATAGCAACAAAGCTTCTATTACATTGCATCTAAACATTAATCTTACTaaagattattttctaaaatgctctggaaGATGAAGAGGTAAGGGTGTAGATAAGGCTGATTTTTAATGGAGCAATTAATGTTTATCTATTGAACATCAACTCTCTCAGTATTCAAACACATTTGTGTATCATAGTACTTGATCCTACAGTCAAGGATTACAATTACCTCTTTTACAGCTGCAGCTTCTTTGTCTTTTACAAATACTACTGGGGGCACATTTCCTAGAATTTGCTGACTCATCAGAAGATACCTGGCAAAAATGCAATATCAAGCAGTGTGAATAACAGTACAGCACCttgaagaaagataaaatgcattaattccATGAATACTACAAATTTAAGGATTTTGTTTGCAAAACTTACAGTCTGACAAATAGCCATTCTAGTTAGTGCTAAGGCACTAACTTACATCAGTGCAGAACCCCAGCTCTGAATGTGTAACACACAAAAACTATTAGCTGCAGATCACACTAGGTAGAAATAATATTAGGTTTGTATCCTATATGCACAGGCTAACCTGGGTCTTTCCCCTTTTGATTTTCTCAGAGTGTGGAAGGAGAGCTTTGTGCTGGAGCAGGAACTACAAAACCTAGGGAAATGGGGGAAAAGGAAGCAGACCTACAGTATGTTTCAATGACACCTTCCCCATGGGGTGAAATTCTGACCCTCCAACGGACAAGTCAGACTGCAGAGGGTAAGCCaagcaaagagagagagagaagtctCCATGGTATCCTGCAAACTCACTGGACCCTGCAAAAAGTGAGTAATCATATCACAGTGTATGGCAGCAtcctgacatttattttttatcatcaGCACTGTGAAGAATTTCCATAGGATCAGTCACCTCTTCAAGATGTCCAAAGTGTTTCTAGAGATCAGATTTGCCCAATGAACCTCTAATGTGATAATTCTCTAATGTGCCAATCCTTTTGTGCAGCATCATATTCTGGCCCACTGTCATGCACAGTATGTCGAGGCCACCATCACTGGGTACAGTGAAGTGATGCTTTAACCAAActcctcttttcttctgctcagcCCACTCCAAACCTTTGAAAGCACAGAAACCATGTCAAGCTAGCTGTGCTTCAGTGGGAGAATTCACAGCTGCTCTGACACAGCTACCCATCTAAAACACTAGAGCATCCAAACAGGTCAGATTTAGACTGCTAGAAATATCCAAGGAATGTTGCTAATACATGGCAAAGAGTGGATGAAGCAGTCTAACTGCCCATCAGATAGCAGTACCGTATACGTGGAGCACTTTTCCGCAGCACCCCCTCAACATAATTATCACTGGCTGTAGTAGAAGCAGGATTCCAGTATACACGACATGCTGAAAAGTTGGATGCCAAGGACACCTGCAGAAAGACAAACGTCTCTTTAAAATTTCACATCCATATATGCACATACACACTTCACATACAGCCAAGTCTCTGATTTACACATAAACATTCAGCGATCCAAACTAAATACCTAAATATTTAAGAGAATCTTCTCTTCCATTCTTgctcttaaaaattaaaaatacactgtgTCTTTACAGAGCTATGGTTTAACAGCAATTGAGATCTGTGTTTGGTACCCAAAGGAGCTATTTTATTTTCGCAAGTTACTGTCCAGCTCCCCTTCAATTGAAATTACACAAAGGAGAAGCCTGTCAGCTCCTGTGTGTTACTGACAGGGCTACATTGAGCCAGTGTCAGGGTACTATCATCACAACTAGCCCAGAACAGCAATTTATTCCATGCTGTTTTGGAATACAGTTATTGAAAATGTAGGTTTCTGCTAAGAAGGACTTGTGATACAGCCTGGTCTGTCGTCATCACAAGACTGGTTTTGATATtgacagaaaaaagaatggCCTCCATATCGTGTGATGAAAACCTCTCGTGAGAACCTATAGTGTTTGAACCTCCAGCTCACTAACATGATCTTCATTGCTGGTATGCATGCAGTTTAAAAGGCTTGGTATGCAGAGGCCAAAGTCCTAcaattctgtgcttctgtgagaCAGGCTACAATCCTCCTGAAGagcaatttctgaaaaattaattcaa
The DNA window shown above is from Meleagris gallopavo isolate NT-WF06-2002-E0010 breed Aviagen turkey brand Nicholas breeding stock chromosome 3, Turkey_5.1, whole genome shotgun sequence and carries:
- the RBFA gene encoding putative ribosome-binding factor A, mitochondrial isoform X2, producing the protein MMYEPSKKADPAKTRKEDTIRCRVLNGLIHKAVAEMMSSCEVNKEVYDLKLEICKVSLASNFSACRVYWNPASTTASDNYVEGVLRKSAPRIRYLLMSQQILGNVPPVVFVKDKEAAAVKEIEELLAVADFGPQEEEPSQNDSSESFSSATQSSDSPIRSNLFGIDHELLKRQIMEYKKLKLSRITESVPWTQSQGQQLSKIQKKMKKKKTKNIPDDDITPQKYLLDRYEADYFDDNTESISDCELEDELQEVDELEANKDKTPSEPTMKLK
- the RBFA gene encoding putative ribosome-binding factor A, mitochondrial isoform X1 — translated: MVRKCCKMYEPSKKADPAKTRKEDTIRCRVLNGLIHKAVAEMMSSCEVNKEVYDLKLEICKVSLASNFSACRVYWNPASTTASDNYVEGVLRKSAPRIRYLLMSQQILGNVPPVVFVKDKEAAAVKEIEELLAVADFGPQEEEPSQNDSSESFSSATQSSDSPIRSNLFGIDHELLKRQIMEYKKLKLSRITESVPWTQSQGQQLSKIQKKMKKKKTKNIPDDDITPQKYLLDRYEADYFDDNTESISDCELEDELQEVDELEANKDKTPSEPTMKLK